From a region of the bacterium genome:
- a CDS encoding ABC-2 family transporter protein: MNGVLQDAGAARLQPWRRTPAGSVGLYGYFVRLAFLKFLAYRLRYYTGVVSYTIFVAGHYYLYLALYAGRAAEGLPASIGGLDVREMVTYVAISWIGRSLYFNNISRDLARMVTEGEIAMHLIKPFHLQSVMMFEAVGEAGFRLIMFTIPIMLVVVPLFGVGAPASVAALGWTFVSFALSLVIYSQLGFLVGCLAFAMKNIQGVLRAQMVGMDFLTGVVVPFTFFPGWFQVAVAWLPFQAISYVPVMIYLGKRQGPDLAQGLLLQVGWAVVLTITARLVWRVATRHVTVQGG, encoded by the coding sequence ATGAACGGCGTGCTCCAGGACGCCGGGGCGGCGCGGCTGCAGCCCTGGCGACGCACGCCGGCGGGTTCGGTCGGCCTGTACGGCTACTTCGTGCGGCTGGCGTTCCTCAAGTTCCTGGCCTACCGGCTGCGCTACTACACGGGTGTCGTCAGCTACACGATCTTCGTTGCCGGGCACTACTACCTGTACCTGGCACTGTACGCCGGTCGCGCCGCCGAGGGACTGCCGGCCTCGATCGGCGGGCTCGACGTGCGCGAGATGGTGACGTACGTGGCCATCAGCTGGATCGGGCGCAGCCTGTACTTCAACAACATCTCGCGCGACCTGGCACGCATGGTGACCGAGGGCGAGATCGCCATGCACCTCATCAAGCCCTTCCATCTCCAGTCGGTGATGATGTTCGAGGCGGTGGGCGAGGCCGGCTTCCGCCTGATCATGTTCACGATCCCGATCATGCTCGTGGTGGTGCCCCTGTTCGGGGTGGGGGCGCCGGCAAGCGTCGCCGCGCTCGGCTGGACGTTCGTGAGCTTCGCGCTTTCGCTCGTGATCTACAGCCAGTTGGGCTTCCTCGTCGGCTGCCTGGCCTTCGCCATGAAGAACATCCAGGGCGTCCTGAGGGCGCAGATGGTCGGCATGGATTTCCTGACCGGCGTGGTGGTGCCCTTCACGTTCTTCCCCGGCTGGTTCCAGGTCGCGGTGGCCTGGCTGCCGTTCCAGGCCATCAGCTACGTGCCGGTGATGATCTACCTCGGCAAGCGCCAGGGCCCGGACCTGGCGCAGGGGCTGCTGCTGCAGGTGGGCTGGGCCGTGGTGCTCACCATCACCGCGCGGCTGGTCTGGCGCGTGGCCACGCGCCACGTCACCGTGCAGGGAGGCTGA
- a CDS encoding zf-HC2 domain-containing protein has protein sequence MRINCVNCGPELAAWAAGELESDMREAVAAHLADCPACRAELDRELALRAALAHLPAAACPDAVSRRVLDVIAAEQSGIRRRRQRLVAGVTLAAATVAVALVLRPGTTPTPQAPIAQVAVPQERAAAPAPLDPAAYAAAVAASGYTPEQVAAARRDLIQTVALAARVIDRTGRGAISDVFSEQLPAAVTGSLRLSNDPTRGG, from the coding sequence ATGAGGATCAACTGCGTCAACTGCGGGCCCGAACTGGCCGCCTGGGCCGCCGGCGAACTGGAGAGCGACATGCGCGAGGCGGTGGCCGCCCACCTGGCCGATTGCCCGGCCTGCCGTGCCGAACTCGATCGCGAACTCGCCCTGCGGGCCGCCCTGGCGCACCTGCCGGCCGCCGCCTGCCCGGATGCCGTGAGCCGGCGCGTGCTGGACGTCATCGCCGCCGAGCAGTCCGGGATCCGCCGTCGGCGCCAGCGCCTGGTCGCGGGCGTGACCCTCGCCGCCGCCACCGTGGCGGTGGCCCTGGTCCTGCGCCCGGGAACGACCCCGACGCCGCAGGCGCCGATCGCGCAGGTGGCCGTTCCGCAGGAGCGTGCGGCAGCACCGGCGCCGCTCGACCCTGCCGCATACGCCGCCGCCGTGGCTGCGTCCGGCTACACCCCCGAACAGGTGGCGGCAGCGCGGCGCGACCTGATCCAGACCGTCGCCCTGGCCGCGCGCGTCATCGACCGGACCGGTCGCGGAGCGATTTCCGATGTGTTCAGCGAACAGCTGCCCGCCGCGGTGACGGGCTCGCTGCGTTTGTCGAACGATCCCACCCGAGGAGGATGA
- the xseA gene encoding exodeoxyribonuclease VII large subunit: protein MSEEAAGSVTARPVLTVRELNEQIAVALQQAFPRTVWVRGEVQRLPHDAATRQHVYFELHETGRSGAAEYAVAVSLMGWDRQKFGLGRFLDGTDRDLQLANQLEVCLECRVDFYPKFGKLTLKIVGVDPTFSLGRLEARRRQTLAFLEQAGLLRANASLPLPELPLRVGLVTARGSAAERDFLTGLEASPWAFRVVARGARMQGEQLEAEVIAALRHLQSESVDVIVITRGGGSRADLSWFDQRDLAIAIASCPVPVITAIGHEIDRSIADEVAHVSCKTPTAAASFLVDRVGEAAARVDHAARELARLATLQVRQARVRVPDPARLERATRAALRHGHLRVHHGAARLQGAVSGRLAEAGSRLADRRARVALAAVACVGRRRDRLAAAPARLAAGTASRLLAARRDQSVHGARLERETRRMLAAGDLRLTALATQARLLDPARLLARGYTITTAADGRILTRAAEAAPGDTMLTRFSDGVIASTVAGVEADGGGQTKGSGVRVGGQKAKPQARPGQKSLFR, encoded by the coding sequence TTGAGCGAAGAAGCCGCCGGCTCTGTTACTGCCCGTCCCGTGCTGACGGTGCGCGAGCTGAACGAGCAGATCGCCGTGGCCCTGCAGCAGGCGTTCCCGCGCACGGTCTGGGTGCGCGGCGAGGTGCAACGCCTGCCGCACGACGCCGCCACGCGACAGCACGTTTATTTCGAGCTGCATGAAACCGGCCGCAGCGGTGCCGCCGAATATGCAGTGGCCGTTTCCCTGATGGGCTGGGACCGGCAGAAATTCGGGCTGGGTCGCTTCCTGGACGGCACCGACCGCGACCTGCAGCTGGCCAACCAGCTGGAAGTCTGCCTGGAGTGCCGCGTCGACTTCTACCCGAAGTTCGGCAAGCTGACGCTGAAGATCGTCGGGGTGGACCCGACGTTCTCGCTGGGGCGGCTCGAGGCGCGCCGTCGGCAGACATTGGCCTTCCTCGAGCAGGCCGGCCTGCTGCGGGCAAACGCATCGTTGCCGCTGCCCGAGCTGCCGCTGCGCGTCGGCCTGGTCACGGCCCGCGGCAGCGCCGCCGAGCGCGACTTCCTGACCGGCCTCGAGGCCAGTCCGTGGGCCTTCCGGGTCGTGGCGCGCGGCGCGCGCATGCAGGGCGAGCAGCTCGAGGCCGAGGTGATAGCCGCGCTGAGGCACCTGCAGTCCGAGTCGGTGGACGTGATCGTGATCACGCGCGGCGGCGGCTCGCGCGCCGACCTGAGCTGGTTCGACCAGCGCGACCTCGCGATCGCCATCGCGAGCTGCCCGGTGCCGGTGATCACGGCCATCGGGCATGAGATCGACCGCTCCATCGCCGACGAGGTGGCGCACGTGTCGTGCAAGACGCCGACGGCCGCGGCGTCGTTCCTGGTCGATCGCGTGGGCGAGGCCGCAGCGCGCGTGGACCATGCGGCCCGCGAACTGGCGCGCCTCGCCACACTGCAGGTGCGCCAGGCACGCGTACGCGTTCCCGATCCGGCGCGCCTCGAGCGCGCCACACGCGCGGCGCTGCGCCACGGCCACCTGCGTGTGCACCACGGCGCCGCGCGGCTGCAGGGCGCCGTTTCCGGGCGCCTGGCCGAGGCCGGTTCGCGCCTGGCCGATCGCCGCGCCCGCGTGGCCCTGGCGGCGGTCGCGTGCGTCGGCCGCCGTCGCGACCGCCTGGCGGCGGCGCCGGCGCGCCTGGCGGCCGGAACCGCCAGCCGCCTGCTGGCCGCGCGCCGCGACCAGTCCGTGCACGGGGCGCGACTGGAGCGCGAGACCCGGCGTATGCTGGCCGCCGGCGATCTGAGGTTGACCGCGCTGGCGACGCAGGCGCGCCTGCTCGACCCGGCACGACTGCTGGCCCGCGGCTACACGATCACCACCGCGGCCGACGGCCGCATCCTGACGCGCGCCGCCGAGGCTGCGCCCGGCGACACGATGCTGACCCGGTTCAGCGACGGCGTCATTGCCAGCACGGTCGCCGGCGTCGAGGCGGACGGCGGCGGACAAACCAAGGGAAGTGGAGTCAGAGTTGGCGGACAGAAAGCCAAGCCCCAAGCGCGCCCCGGCCAGAAGTCTCTCTTTCGGTGA
- a CDS encoding leucyl aminopeptidase, translating into MRFAVTEPAAATAVTDLVVVPVFQVDEAPDFEPLGAALARHGGLAVATMAGRKGRRPARGPGGPASLAATGFTAKAESLLLLPRGDSGWALLVGLGPAAKVGLETVRRAAGRAAARAAEMKAARVHVVLPAAGALAFDDIALARCWAEGAELALSPVGVLKSGKGRAAPAPMPARMTLAAARGRHRALQAGLAEATAYAAGCLLARELVNQPPNLLTPLALAGRARAVARREGLTCRVLGPARLRQLRMGGLLGVGQGSANPPQLIELHWRLPGRRKSPLPRVALVGKGITFDTGGISLKPAAGMELMKTDMGGAAAVLGAALIAARLRLPLDLTVIIPTAENMPDGRAARPSDIVTMASGKTVEILNTDAEGRLILADALWYAARGKPDHIIDAATLTGACVVALGNHFAGLMGNSADLMDTLSQAGGETFERVWQLPVVDEHREEMAGTLSDLKNLGDGRDAGALTAAAFLSHFVDDETPWAHLDIAGVAWTARATATCPRGATGFGARLIARALQILVD; encoded by the coding sequence ATGCGTTTTGCCGTTACTGAACCTGCCGCCGCCACGGCCGTAACCGATCTTGTCGTGGTCCCCGTCTTCCAGGTCGACGAGGCGCCTGATTTCGAGCCCCTCGGCGCAGCCCTCGCGCGCCATGGAGGGCTGGCGGTCGCGACCATGGCGGGCCGGAAGGGCCGGCGCCCGGCGCGGGGTCCCGGGGGACCGGCATCGCTCGCGGCAACGGGCTTCACGGCCAAGGCCGAGTCGCTCCTGCTGCTACCCCGCGGCGACAGTGGCTGGGCACTGCTGGTGGGCCTGGGGCCGGCGGCGAAAGTCGGGCTCGAGACCGTGCGCCGCGCCGCAGGCCGCGCCGCGGCACGCGCTGCGGAAATGAAGGCGGCCCGGGTGCACGTGGTACTGCCGGCTGCCGGCGCCCTGGCATTCGACGACATCGCGCTGGCGCGCTGCTGGGCCGAGGGCGCCGAACTGGCGCTCTCGCCGGTGGGCGTGCTCAAGAGCGGCAAGGGTCGCGCGGCCCCGGCGCCCATGCCCGCCCGAATGACGCTGGCGGCGGCACGCGGTCGACACCGTGCCCTGCAGGCCGGCCTTGCCGAAGCCACGGCGTACGCCGCCGGGTGTCTCCTGGCACGCGAACTGGTGAACCAGCCGCCGAACCTGCTGACGCCCCTGGCGCTGGCCGGCCGCGCGCGCGCCGTGGCGCGGCGCGAAGGCCTCACCTGCCGCGTGCTCGGGCCGGCCCGCCTGCGCCAGTTGCGCATGGGCGGCCTGCTGGGCGTGGGCCAGGGCAGCGCCAATCCGCCGCAGCTGATCGAACTGCACTGGCGCCTGCCGGGCCGGCGGAAGTCGCCGCTGCCCAGGGTGGCGCTGGTCGGCAAGGGCATCACCTTCGACACCGGCGGCATCTCGCTGAAGCCGGCCGCCGGCATGGAACTGATGAAGACCGACATGGGTGGCGCCGCGGCCGTGCTCGGCGCCGCGCTGATCGCCGCGCGCCTGCGCCTTCCGCTCGACCTGACGGTGATCATCCCCACGGCCGAGAACATGCCCGACGGCCGCGCGGCGCGCCCCTCGGACATCGTCACCATGGCCAGCGGCAAGACGGTGGAGATCCTCAACACCGACGCCGAAGGCCGCCTCATCCTCGCCGACGCGCTTTGGTACGCGGCGCGCGGCAAGCCCGACCACATCATCGACGCAGCAACGCTCACCGGTGCCTGCGTGGTCGCTCTCGGCAACCACTTCGCGGGCCTGATGGGCAACAGCGCCGATCTGATGGACACGCTGAGCCAGGCCGGCGGCGAGACGTTCGAGCGCGTCTGGCAGCTGCCCGTGGTCGACGAACATCGCGAGGAGATGGCCGGCACCCTGAGCGACCTGAAGAACCTCGGCGACGGGCGCGATGCCGGCGCCCTGACCGCGGCGGCATTCCTGTCGCATTTCGTCGACGACGAGACGCCGTGGGCGCACCTCGACATCGCCGGCGTGGCCTGGACCGCGCGCGCGACGGCCACCTGTCCCCGGGGCGCCACCGGGTTCGGCGCCCGCCTGATCGCCCGGGCGTTGCAGATCCTTGTCGACTGA
- a CDS encoding MATE family efflux transporter, with translation MLTQFAQTLMGLVDTLMVGRLGGPPLAALGLATLIFSALAMTLKAVDVACQTFTARRVGAGQDDQVGSVLTTALVVVVVLGAAATWLGMRWPEGLMRLVTRDPEVDRLGATYLYWRSVGLVPLLVFFQFKAMGDGIGWTRVGMVVGVGMNVLNVALNWLLIYGQAGLPALGVAGAAIASSLSTGVAAVALLAVYLRPRVRHRFRLLARGNFHHELVRPFLAMAWPPAVQTLGVVVALMAFYVILGGISTATLAVGAVVLRLASVSFMPGLGVGAAVQTMVGQALGAGDMHTARRAAWTGMGLAMLIMGACGALFVLMPAPLLRLFTPDVALVRAGTPALRLVGAAQLVSATGLTLAGALRGAGRTRAVMIVDVAAGLGLMPPLAWLFGIALGGDLLGATWALVTWFALYAVGMLVLFLGPRWHEVRS, from the coding sequence GTGCTCACCCAGTTCGCGCAGACCCTGATGGGCCTGGTCGACACGCTGATGGTCGGGCGCCTGGGCGGGCCGCCGCTGGCGGCGCTCGGCCTGGCCACGCTCATCTTCTCGGCCCTGGCGATGACGCTCAAGGCCGTCGACGTGGCCTGCCAGACCTTCACCGCCCGTCGGGTCGGCGCGGGCCAGGATGACCAGGTGGGCTCGGTGCTGACCACCGCACTGGTCGTGGTCGTGGTGCTGGGCGCCGCCGCCACCTGGCTCGGGATGCGCTGGCCGGAAGGGCTGATGCGCCTGGTCACGCGCGATCCCGAAGTCGATCGCCTTGGCGCCACCTACCTGTACTGGCGCAGCGTCGGGCTGGTGCCGCTGCTGGTTTTTTTCCAGTTCAAGGCGATGGGCGACGGCATCGGCTGGACGCGCGTGGGCATGGTGGTCGGCGTGGGCATGAACGTGCTGAACGTCGCCCTGAACTGGCTGCTGATCTACGGCCAGGCGGGGCTGCCGGCGCTGGGCGTGGCGGGAGCTGCCATCGCCAGCTCGCTGAGCACCGGGGTTGCGGCCGTGGCCTTGCTGGCGGTGTACCTCAGGCCCCGCGTGCGTCACCGCTTCCGCCTGCTGGCGCGCGGCAATTTCCACCATGAACTCGTGCGCCCGTTCCTGGCCATGGCCTGGCCGCCCGCGGTGCAGACCTTGGGCGTCGTAGTGGCCCTGATGGCGTTTTACGTTATTCTGGGCGGCATCTCCACCGCCACGCTGGCTGTCGGCGCCGTGGTCCTGCGGCTGGCTTCGGTGAGCTTCATGCCGGGGCTCGGCGTGGGCGCGGCGGTGCAGACGATGGTGGGCCAGGCCCTGGGCGCCGGCGACATGCACACCGCACGCCGCGCCGCCTGGACGGGCATGGGACTGGCCATGCTGATCATGGGCGCCTGCGGGGCGCTGTTCGTGCTGATGCCCGCGCCTCTCCTGCGCCTGTTCACGCCCGATGTGGCACTGGTGCGCGCCGGGACGCCCGCGCTGCGCCTGGTGGGCGCGGCCCAGCTCGTCAGCGCGACGGGACTGACCCTGGCGGGCGCCCTGCGGGGGGCCGGGCGCACGCGCGCCGTGATGATCGTCGACGTCGCGGCCGGCCTCGGGCTGATGCCGCCTCTGGCCTGGCTGTTCGGCATTGCCCTGGGGGGCGACCTGCTGGGCGCCACCTGGGCCCTGGTTACGTGGTTCGCCCTGTACGCGGTCGGGATGCTGGTCCTGTTCCTGGGCCCGCGCTGGCACGAGGTGAGGTCTTGA
- a CDS encoding ABC-2 family transporter protein yields MEATTRFETGNTRTRPAQLAWQARIFGAYFVQFLKMRLAYRMDFFIDTLAVGFSLLIQLAVLSVLFGKVSALDGWSYPQVLFIYGFSLVPLGLFNLVSVNLYGFADEYLIGGRFDRVLLRPVGSLAQVIFESFNVSGLNEILLGLAVMIHAGVKLGLDFGVTDVLALLVLAPGAALVYLGVFLGITAVSFWFEDKMGLAPPVYNLIRFSRYPLTIYSLPVRIFLTFVLPFAWVAFYPAAWFVGGPGLAKVAMATPLVGVVVFGGAALLWRRGVRNYVSTGS; encoded by the coding sequence ATGGAGGCGACAACGCGCTTCGAGACCGGCAACACCCGCACGCGCCCCGCGCAGCTGGCCTGGCAGGCGCGTATCTTCGGCGCCTATTTCGTGCAGTTCCTGAAGATGCGGCTGGCCTACCGCATGGACTTCTTCATCGATACGCTCGCCGTCGGGTTCAGCCTGCTGATCCAGCTCGCGGTGCTGAGCGTGCTCTTCGGGAAGGTCAGTGCGCTCGACGGGTGGAGCTACCCGCAGGTGCTGTTCATCTACGGGTTCAGCCTGGTGCCGCTGGGGCTGTTCAACCTGGTGAGCGTCAATCTGTACGGCTTCGCCGACGAGTACCTGATCGGCGGCCGTTTCGACCGGGTGCTGCTGCGGCCGGTGGGCAGCCTGGCGCAGGTGATCTTCGAGTCGTTCAACGTGTCGGGGCTGAACGAGATCCTGCTCGGGCTGGCGGTGATGATCCACGCCGGGGTGAAACTCGGGCTCGATTTCGGGGTTACAGACGTCTTGGCGCTGCTGGTGCTGGCGCCGGGTGCGGCCCTGGTCTACCTGGGCGTGTTCCTGGGCATCACGGCGGTCAGTTTCTGGTTCGAGGACAAGATGGGGCTGGCGCCGCCGGTCTATAACCTGATCCGGTTCAGCCGCTATCCGCTGACGATCTACAGTCTGCCGGTGCGGATCTTCCTGACGTTCGTGCTGCCGTTCGCCTGGGTGGCGTTCTATCCGGCAGCGTGGTTCGTGGGCGGGCCCGGACTGGCGAAGGTGGCCATGGCGACGCCGCTGGTGGGCGTGGTGGTCTTCGGGGGAGCGGCCCTGCTGTGGAGGCGGGGCGTGCGCAATTACGTGAGCACCGGCAGCTGA
- a CDS encoding DUF4252 domain-containing protein, producing the protein MKARLLTLSLSLSLCALLALPALAQDITKLPGYVDLDWIRIPDGAAEIQDIVLDPVLAGLAAGGGGVEDAALNQALAMVKSVRVKSFSLAEGQDESTVATDVKKLQERLTKDHWQRLIYMKDGEETVTVSTLHRGEDMVGLMLLTYEPGDSATFVNVVGDLDLTTLLRLATQMHGDELGGMLKGIEGGHAGHEGHGGQDKPEGNE; encoded by the coding sequence ATGAAGGCGAGACTGCTGACTCTCTCCCTGTCCTTGTCGCTGTGCGCACTGCTGGCCCTGCCGGCATTGGCCCAGGACATCACGAAGCTGCCCGGGTACGTGGACCTGGACTGGATCCGCATTCCCGACGGCGCCGCCGAGATCCAGGATATCGTGCTGGATCCCGTGCTGGCCGGCCTGGCCGCCGGCGGCGGCGGTGTCGAGGACGCGGCCCTCAACCAGGCGCTGGCCATGGTCAAGTCGGTGCGCGTGAAGTCCTTCTCGCTGGCCGAAGGCCAGGACGAATCCACGGTCGCCACCGATGTCAAGAAGCTGCAGGAGCGCCTGACCAAGGACCACTGGCAGCGGCTCATCTACATGAAGGACGGCGAGGAGACCGTGACCGTGAGCACGCTCCATCGCGGCGAGGACATGGTCGGCCTGATGCTGCTGACCTACGAACCGGGCGACAGCGCCACGTTCGTCAACGTGGTCGGCGACCTGGACCTCACGACGCTGCTGCGCCTGGCCACCCAGATGCACGGCGACGAACTGGGCGGCATGCTCAAGGGCATCGAAGGCGGGCACGCCGGGCATGAAGGGCACGGCGGGCAAGACAAGCCCGAAGGCAACGAATGA
- a CDS encoding biotin/lipoyl-binding protein, translating into MLMRKNYIVEVDGQQHTAQLASDGHRAELAIDGGEPAPASSVPVLGGRAVAVTVGGHRRLVHLSVADARGSLKATLDGRPVPLVVLDELRAHARQALGAAAGSGTLAADIPGLVVDIRVEPGQAVQRGEPLIVVEAMKMQNELTAGISGKVAKVAVRVGQTVNPGDVLVVIEADPGD; encoded by the coding sequence GTGCTGATGCGGAAGAACTACATCGTGGAAGTGGACGGGCAGCAGCACACCGCGCAGCTGGCTTCCGACGGGCATCGCGCCGAGCTGGCCATCGACGGCGGCGAACCGGCGCCGGCCTCGTCCGTGCCGGTGCTGGGCGGGCGCGCGGTGGCGGTGACGGTCGGCGGCCATCGCCGCCTGGTCCACCTGTCGGTCGCTGACGCCCGCGGCAGCCTGAAGGCGACCCTCGACGGCCGCCCCGTGCCCCTGGTGGTCCTGGACGAGCTGCGCGCGCACGCCCGGCAAGCGCTGGGCGCCGCTGCCGGCAGCGGCACCCTGGCGGCCGACATCCCCGGGCTGGTCGTGGACATCCGGGTGGAGCCCGGCCAGGCGGTGCAGCGCGGCGAGCCGCTGATCGTGGTCGAAGCCATGAAGATGCAGAACGAGCTGACGGCCGGGATCAGCGGAAAGGTCGCGAAAGTGGCCGTCCGCGTCGGCCAGACGGTGAACCCGGGCGACGTCCTGGTGGTGATCGAGGCGGATCCGGGCGACTGA
- the mce gene encoding methylmalonyl-CoA epimerase, translating to MTHDQQGILAGLPAGTAGHVDHIGIAVPDLEQALVLYRDLLGLELERIEEVPQENVRVAFLKLDRQGGPGHLELLAPMSEAGAIAAFIAKRGPGLHHVAVAAVDVPAVLERCRAAGLALIDQEPRCGAGGKQIAFVHPRGTGGVLLEICGPGPA from the coding sequence ATGACCCACGATCAGCAAGGCATCCTGGCCGGGCTGCCGGCCGGGACGGCCGGGCATGTCGACCACATCGGCATCGCCGTGCCGGACCTCGAACAGGCGCTGGTGCTCTACCGCGACCTGCTGGGCCTGGAACTGGAGCGTATCGAGGAGGTGCCGCAGGAGAACGTCCGCGTGGCCTTCCTGAAGCTGGACCGCCAGGGCGGGCCCGGCCACCTGGAACTGCTGGCCCCCATGTCCGAGGCCGGCGCGATCGCCGCCTTCATCGCCAAGCGGGGTCCCGGGCTGCACCATGTGGCGGTGGCCGCGGTGGACGTCCCGGCGGTGCTCGAGCGGTGCCGGGCAGCCGGCCTGGCGCTGATCGACCAGGAGCCCCGTTGCGGGGCCGGCGGCAAGCAGATCGCCTTCGTGCACCCGCGCGGGACCGGCGGCGTCCTGCTGGAGATCTGCGGACCGGGCCCCGCCTGA
- a CDS encoding sigma-70 family RNA polymerase sigma factor, which produces MRHSTFTDLLGSHRDRVYTQALYSLRDARDAEDVTQEAFLRLWRQGGEVPAERVAPWLAHVTRNLCIDLCRRRAASRRHFGVPDPDALEGLAADTGADEDPLRNLDLDDRQRQLVDALQTLPAETRDVMLMHYFEGRKLADIAATLGKSVSAVKVQVHRARHSLRLALGDAEAAARQGGLA; this is translated from the coding sequence ATGAGACACTCAACCTTCACAGACCTGCTTGGCAGCCACCGGGACCGGGTTTACACCCAGGCCCTGTACAGCCTGCGTGACGCCCGCGACGCCGAGGACGTGACCCAGGAGGCCTTCCTGCGCCTGTGGCGCCAGGGCGGCGAGGTGCCGGCCGAGCGGGTGGCGCCGTGGCTGGCGCACGTGACGCGCAACCTCTGCATCGACCTGTGCCGGCGCCGGGCGGCGTCGCGGCGGCATTTCGGCGTTCCCGACCCGGATGCGCTCGAAGGCCTGGCTGCGGACACAGGCGCCGACGAGGATCCCCTGCGGAACCTGGACCTGGACGACCGCCAGCGGCAACTGGTCGATGCCCTGCAGACGCTGCCTGCCGAAACACGTGACGTCATGCTGATGCACTATTTCGAGGGCCGGAAACTGGCCGACATCGCCGCCACGCTCGGCAAGTCGGTCAGCGCGGTCAAGGTACAGGTCCATCGCGCGCGGCACAGCCTGCGCCTGGCCCTGGGTGACGCCGAGGCTGCTGCCCGGCAAGGGGGACTGGCATGA
- a CDS encoding ATP-binding cassette domain-containing protein: MDPLIRVQGLCKDYRLVDRREGVRGGLQDLLRPRRRLLRAVDNVSFTIEPGEMVGYIGANGAGKSTTIKMLTGILTPSGGEVDVGGMVPWRQRQQYTRHIGVVFGQRTQLWWDLAVVESFRLLKKIYEVDDATYDRQMKLFDDLLETGKLLSQPVRKLSLGQRMRCDLAAALLHRPRVLFLDEPTIGLDVVAKENIRGFLRGIQEREGVTVILTTHDLGDIEQLCRRVIIIDQGKVHFDGELAELRRRVGQSVRLTVELREPAAAAELAAATAGLPVTWETDGGLRHVARFNRVEVRAAEVIRLVVNDRPVQDLHLAEQPIEDVVREIYRQAAVGSAE, from the coding sequence ATGGATCCGCTGATCCGCGTGCAGGGCCTGTGCAAGGACTACCGCCTGGTCGACCGGCGCGAGGGCGTACGGGGCGGGCTGCAGGACCTGTTGCGTCCCCGTCGCCGCCTGCTGCGCGCCGTCGACAACGTCTCGTTCACGATCGAGCCCGGCGAGATGGTCGGCTATATCGGCGCCAACGGCGCCGGCAAGTCGACCACCATCAAGATGCTCACCGGCATCCTGACGCCGTCGGGCGGCGAGGTGGACGTGGGCGGCATGGTGCCGTGGCGCCAGCGACAGCAGTACACGCGGCACATCGGCGTGGTCTTCGGGCAGCGCACGCAGTTGTGGTGGGACCTGGCGGTGGTCGAGTCGTTCCGGCTGCTGAAGAAGATCTACGAGGTGGACGACGCCACCTACGACCGCCAGATGAAGCTCTTCGACGACCTGCTGGAGACGGGCAAGCTGCTCAGCCAGCCGGTGCGCAAGCTGTCGCTGGGCCAGCGCATGCGCTGCGACCTCGCGGCGGCGCTGCTGCACCGTCCGCGCGTGCTCTTCCTCGACGAGCCGACCATCGGCCTCGATGTCGTGGCCAAGGAGAACATCCGCGGTTTCCTGCGCGGCATCCAGGAGCGCGAGGGCGTCACCGTCATCCTCACCACGCACGACCTGGGCGACATCGAGCAACTGTGCCGGCGGGTCATCATCATCGACCAGGGAAAGGTCCACTTCGACGGCGAACTGGCCGAGCTGCGCCGGCGCGTGGGGCAGAGCGTGCGCCTGACCGTCGAGCTGCGCGAGCCTGCCGCCGCTGCCGAACTGGCTGCCGCCACGGCGGGCCTGCCGGTGACCTGGGAGACCGACGGCGGCCTGCGCCACGTGGCCCGCTTCAACCGGGTCGAGGTGCGAGCGGCCGAGGTGATCCGGCTCGTGGTCAACGACCGGCCGGTGCAGGACCTGCACCTGGCCGAGCAGCCGATCGAGGACGTCGTGCGCGAGATCTACCGCCAGGCCGCTGTCGGGAGCGCGGAATGA
- the xseB gene encoding exodeoxyribonuclease VII small subunit — protein sequence MADRKPSPKRAPARSLSFGEAVGEVEEILAGLEEDTVDIDRLGAEVARAVELIQVCREKLEKTDREVRDLVAGLQAAPVDDGNGEA from the coding sequence TTGGCGGACAGAAAGCCAAGCCCCAAGCGCGCCCCGGCCAGAAGTCTCTCTTTCGGTGAGGCCGTCGGCGAAGTCGAGGAGATCCTCGCCGGACTCGAGGAGGACACCGTGGACATCGACCGCCTCGGCGCCGAGGTGGCACGGGCCGTCGAGCTGATCCAGGTCTGCCGCGAGAAGCTGGAGAAGACCGACCGTGAAGTGCGCGACCTGGTGGCCGGCCTGCAGGCCGCCCCGGTCGACGACGGAAACGGCGAGGCCTGA